Proteins from a genomic interval of Leptospira bandrabouensis:
- a CDS encoding YggS family pyridoxal phosphate-dependent enzyme yields MADYGSSYLSIQTSLKDLYPNRSPIIIAVSKTKPYEVVREAYLQGIREFGENYIPEAIAKFTKLREEFPDAESSVHLHHIGPVQSGTLRKLFGVFSHTHGVGSISSLKELLKRAEKEKKQIRYFIQANLTEENTKHGMGFETLRNMKDSLSSYQNEFCIWEGFMGMGPSTGDLAETKEVFSLLAELRDTYFPDKKLSMGMSGDYEIAASLGSDYLRIGSKIFGERE; encoded by the coding sequence GTGGCCGATTACGGTTCTTCGTATCTTTCCATCCAAACCTCGCTAAAGGATTTATATCCGAATAGGTCCCCCATAATCATAGCGGTTTCCAAAACCAAACCTTATGAAGTGGTGAGAGAAGCATACCTCCAAGGAATTCGCGAATTCGGAGAAAACTATATTCCCGAAGCCATTGCCAAATTCACAAAATTAAGAGAAGAGTTTCCAGATGCGGAAAGCTCTGTGCACTTACACCATATCGGACCTGTCCAATCAGGAACCTTACGAAAGTTATTTGGCGTTTTTTCGCATACACATGGTGTGGGAAGTATCTCTTCCTTAAAGGAACTCCTGAAACGTGCCGAAAAAGAAAAAAAACAAATTCGATATTTCATCCAGGCCAATCTTACAGAAGAAAATACAAAACATGGAATGGGTTTCGAGACTTTACGAAATATGAAAGATTCACTTTCTAGTTACCAAAATGAATTTTGTATTTGGGAGGGTTTTATGGGAATGGGACCCTCAACAGGTGATTTGGCAGAAACAAAAGAAGTGTTTTCCTTACTTGCGGAATTACGTGATACATATTTTCCCGATAAAAAATTATCAATGGGAATGAGTGGTGATTATGAAATCGCTGCCTCTTTAGGATCTGATTACTTACGAATTGGATCGAAGATTTTTGGAGAAAGGGAATAA
- the proC gene encoding pyrroline-5-carboxylate reductase → MNPIETVGIVGLGKMGAAIATALVKKGTKVYGFDPNLKESPVKGVVLVKTLEAIRNESEVIVIAVKPNLVVPVLKEFSKPATFVSIAAGISFSQITENAPQGSLAVRVMPNLPLVAERGAFAYFCEDNAATNVEQLFYGMGTGIRVAKESLMDAVTGLSGSGPAYVLTFLQAMAEGGLQEGLSYEESLSLAMETIEGTLVYFRSLRKEDKNLHPMEVKNWVTSPGGTTIHGLDALERGGFSTAVRDAIHRATERSKELGKG, encoded by the coding sequence ATGAATCCAATAGAAACAGTGGGTATTGTGGGTCTAGGTAAAATGGGTGCGGCAATCGCAACAGCCCTAGTGAAAAAAGGAACTAAGGTATATGGATTTGATCCCAATCTAAAAGAATCTCCTGTAAAAGGAGTGGTTCTTGTCAAAACGCTTGAAGCCATTCGTAATGAGTCCGAAGTCATCGTGATTGCTGTGAAACCAAACCTTGTGGTTCCCGTATTAAAAGAATTTTCGAAACCTGCTACTTTTGTATCCATTGCCGCAGGAATTTCCTTTTCGCAAATCACGGAAAATGCCCCCCAAGGTTCTTTGGCCGTGCGAGTGATGCCAAATTTACCTCTTGTGGCAGAAAGGGGAGCCTTTGCTTACTTTTGTGAAGACAATGCCGCAACAAACGTAGAACAATTGTTTTATGGAATGGGAACTGGGATTCGAGTGGCTAAAGAGTCGCTCATGGATGCCGTGACAGGGCTTTCTGGGTCTGGTCCTGCTTATGTATTAACGTTTTTACAAGCAATGGCAGAAGGTGGTTTGCAAGAGGGACTCAGTTACGAGGAGTCTTTATCTTTGGCAATGGAAACTATAGAGGGAACTCTTGTGTATTTTCGATCTTTACGTAAAGAAGACAAAAACTTACACCCTATGGAAGTGAAAAATTGGGTCACGTCTCCGGGTGGAACTACCATTCATGGATTGGATGCTTTGGAAAGGGGAGGATTCTCAACCGCCGTTAGAGATGCAATTCATAGAGCGACGGAGAGAAGTAAGGAATTAGGGAAAGGATAA